Proteins from a genomic interval of Streptomyces sp. Tu6071:
- a CDS encoding prolyl oligopeptidase family serine peptidase, protein MTTESLSFPRQYARSQRFTLGAPRSLTVAPDGSRIVFLRSRSGTDRSQMLWVLDVTEDGKSAERLLADPAALLGAGGERLSARERARRERARESAAGIVGYASDAEVSTAVYALSGRLWTTDLRSGASRALAVPGPVIDPRLSPDGSMIAYVSEGALRLVDADGNGDRALAAPEEAQVTYGLAEFVAAEEMDRTRGFWWAPDSARLLVARVDESPVQRWWIADPAHPDREPSAIAYPRAGTANADVRLFLHDLEGGRTEVVWDRVRYPYLARVHWSAAGAPLLLVQSRDQRAVLYLGVDEESGATRMVHADEDPDWVELRGGSPAWTPDGKLVRITDEGGARVLAVGDRLLTGGTLQVRAVLDVGADDVLISAAAGAEAADRETGEIHVHRVSALGVERVSAGAGVHSAVRGGPLTVLSTATPDAFGTTYRVLRDGEEVARLASYAETPDLVPRPVFTTGGAREIPCAVLLPSWYREEEGPLPVLMDPYGGPHGQRVVAARNPHLTSQWFAEQGFAVVVADGRGTPGPSPAWEKAVNRRLTLSLDDQVDALHGLADRFPLDLSRVAIRGWSFGGYLAAMAVLRRPDVFHAGVSGAPVTDLRLYDTHYQERYLGDPAAEPEVYAHNSLVTDEGLSEAREPHRPLMLIHGLVDDNVVVAHGLRLSSALLAAGRPHEFLPLSGVTHMTPQEEVAENLLLFQVDFLRRSLGLSARD, encoded by the coding sequence ATGACAACGGAGTCCCTGAGTTTCCCCCGCCAGTACGCGCGCAGTCAGCGCTTCACCCTCGGAGCGCCGCGCTCCCTCACCGTCGCCCCCGACGGCTCGCGGATCGTTTTCCTTCGTTCCAGGTCAGGGACTGATCGCTCCCAGATGCTCTGGGTTCTTGACGTGACCGAGGACGGCAAGAGCGCCGAGCGGCTGCTCGCCGATCCGGCCGCGTTGCTCGGCGCGGGCGGCGAGCGGCTCTCGGCGCGGGAGCGCGCCCGGCGTGAGCGGGCCAGGGAGAGCGCGGCGGGGATCGTCGGGTACGCGAGCGACGCGGAGGTCTCGACGGCGGTGTACGCCCTGTCAGGGCGCCTGTGGACGACGGATCTGCGCTCCGGGGCGAGCCGTGCGCTCGCCGTGCCCGGACCCGTCATCGACCCGCGCCTCTCTCCCGACGGGTCGATGATCGCCTACGTGTCCGAGGGCGCCCTGCGGCTCGTGGACGCGGACGGGAACGGGGACAGGGCCCTCGCGGCGCCCGAGGAGGCCCAGGTCACCTACGGCCTCGCGGAGTTCGTCGCCGCCGAGGAGATGGACAGGACGCGCGGCTTCTGGTGGGCGCCGGACAGCGCGCGGCTCCTCGTCGCGCGCGTCGACGAGTCCCCCGTCCAGCGCTGGTGGATCGCCGACCCGGCACACCCGGACCGCGAGCCGTCCGCGATCGCCTACCCGCGCGCCGGGACGGCCAACGCGGACGTGCGGCTCTTCCTCCACGACCTCGAAGGGGGCCGCACCGAGGTCGTGTGGGACCGCGTCCGCTACCCGTACCTCGCGCGCGTGCACTGGTCGGCCGCCGGGGCGCCGCTGCTGCTCGTGCAGTCCAGGGACCAGCGCGCGGTGCTCTACCTCGGCGTGGACGAGGAGAGCGGCGCGACGCGGATGGTGCACGCGGACGAGGACCCCGACTGGGTGGAGCTGCGCGGCGGTTCCCCGGCGTGGACCCCGGACGGGAAGCTCGTCCGGATCACGGACGAGGGCGGCGCGCGGGTCCTCGCGGTCGGCGACCGGCTCCTGACCGGCGGGACGCTCCAGGTCCGCGCGGTGCTCGACGTGGGCGCCGACGACGTGCTGATCTCGGCGGCGGCGGGCGCGGAGGCGGCGGACCGCGAGACCGGCGAGATCCACGTGCACCGCGTGAGCGCGCTCGGCGTCGAGCGGGTCAGCGCCGGCGCGGGAGTCCACTCGGCCGTGCGCGGCGGCCCGTTGACGGTCCTGTCGACCGCGACCCCGGACGCCTTCGGGACGACGTACCGGGTGCTGCGGGACGGCGAGGAGGTCGCCCGCCTCGCCTCGTACGCCGAGACCCCGGACCTCGTGCCGCGCCCGGTGTTCACGACGGGGGGCGCACGGGAGATTCCGTGCGCGGTACTGCTGCCGTCCTGGTACCGCGAGGAGGAGGGTCCGCTTCCCGTCCTCATGGACCCGTACGGGGGACCGCACGGCCAGCGCGTCGTGGCGGCCCGCAACCCGCACCTGACCTCGCAGTGGTTCGCCGAGCAGGGCTTCGCCGTCGTCGTCGCCGACGGGCGCGGCACACCGGGTCCCTCGCCCGCGTGGGAGAAGGCCGTGAACCGCCGGCTGACGCTGAGCCTGGACGACCAGGTCGACGCGCTCCACGGCCTCGCCGACCGCTTCCCGCTCGACCTCTCGCGCGTGGCGATCCGCGGCTGGTCCTTCGGCGGCTACCTCGCCGCGATGGCCGTGCTGCGCCGCCCCGACGTCTTCCACGCGGGCGTCTCCGGCGCCCCCGTGACGGACCTGCGCCTCTACGACACGCACTACCAGGAGCGCTACCTCGGCGACCCCGCCGCCGAGCCGGAGGTGTACGCGCACAACTCCCTCGTCACCGACGAAGGGCTCTCCGAGGCGCGCGAGCCGCACCGCCCGCTCATGCTCATCCACGGCCTCGTGGACGACAACGTCGTCGTGGCGCACGGCCTGCGCCTGTCCTCGGCGCTCCTCGCCGCGGGCCGCCCGCACGAGTTCCTGCCGCTGAGCGGCGTGACGCACATGACGCCGCAGGAGGAGGTCGCGGAGAACCTGCTGCTCTTCCAGGTCGACTTCCTGCGCCGCTCGCTGGGGCTCAGCGCGCGCGACTGA
- a CDS encoding ABC transporter ATP-binding protein: MHRDEHGSRREARREGREAARLMSEAHQKNAYAAGEPILEVRGLAKHFPLTQGVVFKRQVGAVKAVDGVDFDLRGGETLGIVGESGCGKSTVAKMLVHLEEPTGGTIRYKGEDIAKLSGRALKAVRRNIQMVFQDPYTSLNPRMTVGDIIGEPYDIHPEVAPKGDRRKRVQELLDVVGLNPEYINRYPHQFSGGQRQRIGIARGLALRPEIIVADEPVSALDVSVQAQVINLMERLQQEFDLSYVFIAHDLSIVRHISDRVAVMYLGRVVETGTDEQIYEHPTHPYTQALLSAVPVPDPSRREHRERIILTGDVPSPANPPSGCHFRTRCFKAQEKCAVEDPVLAVPEWFKGRGVPAEHPSACHFAEEKRIVPTE; the protein is encoded by the coding sequence ATGCATCGCGATGAGCACGGCAGCCGCAGGGAGGCCAGGCGCGAGGGGCGCGAGGCCGCACGGCTCATGTCCGAGGCGCACCAGAAGAACGCCTACGCGGCCGGCGAGCCGATCCTCGAAGTGCGGGGCCTCGCCAAGCACTTCCCGCTCACCCAAGGCGTCGTCTTCAAGCGCCAGGTCGGCGCCGTGAAGGCCGTCGACGGTGTCGACTTCGACCTGCGGGGCGGCGAGACCCTCGGCATCGTCGGCGAGTCCGGCTGCGGCAAGTCGACCGTCGCCAAGATGCTCGTCCACCTGGAGGAGCCCACGGGCGGCACGATCCGCTACAAGGGCGAGGACATCGCGAAGCTCTCCGGCCGCGCCCTGAAGGCGGTGCGCCGCAACATCCAGATGGTCTTCCAGGACCCGTACACCTCGCTCAACCCCCGGATGACGGTCGGCGACATCATCGGCGAGCCGTACGACATCCACCCGGAGGTCGCGCCGAAGGGGGACCGGCGCAAGCGCGTGCAGGAACTCCTCGACGTCGTCGGGCTCAACCCCGAGTACATCAACCGCTACCCGCACCAGTTCTCCGGCGGCCAGCGGCAGCGCATCGGCATCGCGCGCGGTCTCGCGCTGCGCCCCGAGATCATCGTCGCCGACGAGCCCGTGTCGGCCCTCGACGTCTCGGTGCAGGCGCAGGTCATCAACCTCATGGAGCGGCTCCAGCAGGAGTTCGACCTCTCCTACGTCTTCATCGCGCACGACCTCTCGATCGTCCGCCACATCTCCGACCGCGTCGCCGTCATGTACCTCGGCCGCGTCGTCGAGACGGGCACGGACGAGCAGATCTACGAGCACCCCACGCACCCCTACACGCAGGCGCTGCTCTCCGCCGTCCCGGTCCCCGACCCCTCGCGGCGCGAGCACCGCGAGCGGATCATCCTCACGGGGGACGTGCCCTCGCCGGCCAACCCGCCGAGCGGCTGCCACTTCCGGACGCGGTGCTTCAAGGCGCAGGAGAAGTGCGCGGTGGAGGACCCGGTGCTCGCGGTCCCCGAGTGGTTCAAGGGGCGCGGTGTTCCGGCGGAACACCCCTCCGCCTGCCACTTCGCGGAGGAGAAGCGGATCGTTCCCACGGAGTGA
- a CDS encoding ABC transporter ATP-binding protein — protein sequence MLLEVRDLHVEFATRDGVVKAVNGVSYDVDAGETLAVLGESGSGKSVTAQAIMGILDMPPGRIPSGEILFEGQDLLRMKEDRRRKVRGAQIAMIFQDALSSLNPVLTVGQQLGEMFTVHQGMSQKDARAKAVELMERVRIPAAKERVRQYPHQFSGGMRQRIMIAMALALEPKLIIADEPTTALDVTVQAQVMDLLAELQREYHMGLILITHDLGVVADVADKIAVMYAGRIVETAPVHEIYKAPAHPYTEGLLQSIPRLDQKGRELYAIKGLPPNLLHIPDGCSFNPRCPRARERCLHDDPPLYEVSPTRASACHYWKETLDASR from the coding sequence GTCGACGCGGGCGAGACCCTCGCCGTGCTCGGCGAGTCGGGCTCGGGGAAGTCCGTCACCGCCCAGGCGATCATGGGCATCCTCGACATGCCGCCCGGCCGTATCCCCTCCGGCGAGATCCTCTTCGAGGGCCAGGACCTGCTGAGGATGAAGGAGGACCGGCGGCGCAAGGTGCGCGGCGCGCAGATCGCGATGATCTTCCAGGACGCGCTCTCCTCGCTCAACCCCGTCCTCACCGTCGGCCAGCAACTCGGCGAGATGTTCACCGTCCACCAGGGCATGTCCCAGAAGGACGCCCGCGCCAAGGCCGTCGAACTCATGGAGCGGGTCCGCATCCCCGCCGCCAAGGAACGCGTGCGCCAGTACCCGCACCAGTTCTCCGGCGGGATGCGCCAGCGCATCATGATCGCGATGGCGCTCGCCCTCGAACCCAAGCTGATCATCGCCGACGAGCCCACCACGGCGCTCGACGTGACGGTGCAGGCCCAGGTCATGGACCTGCTCGCGGAGTTGCAGCGCGAGTACCACATGGGCCTGATCCTCATCACCCACGACCTCGGCGTGGTCGCCGACGTCGCGGACAAGATCGCCGTCATGTACGCGGGCCGCATCGTCGAGACCGCGCCCGTGCACGAGATCTACAAGGCCCCCGCGCACCCGTACACCGAGGGTCTCCTCCAGTCGATCCCGCGCCTGGACCAGAAGGGCCGCGAGCTGTACGCGATCAAGGGGCTGCCGCCCAACCTCCTGCACATCCCGGACGGGTGCTCGTTCAACCCCCGCTGCCCGCGCGCCCGCGAGCGCTGCCTGCACGACGACCCGCCGCTCTACGAGGTCTCGCCGACCAGGGCCAGCGCCTGCCACTACTGGAAGGAGACCCTCGATGCATCGCGATGA